One Cystobacter fuscus DSM 2262 genomic window carries:
- a CDS encoding PAAR domain-containing protein yields MPPAARVGDLQSCPLVNPGPVPHIGGPVSTGEDTVIIEGQPAARVGDPALCTGVGSETALGSGSPTVIIGRQKAARLGDTSCHGGKIVTGAATVFIGDAGYSAMSTARESGAPFVSISTEE; encoded by the coding sequence ATGCCACCGGCTGCACGTGTCGGAGACCTACAGAGCTGTCCGCTGGTCAATCCAGGACCAGTTCCCCACATTGGAGGTCCCGTCAGCACGGGTGAGGATACGGTCATCATCGAGGGGCAACCCGCGGCCCGAGTTGGTGACCCCGCCCTCTGTACAGGTGTGGGGAGTGAAACGGCCCTGGGTTCAGGCTCGCCAACCGTCATTATCGGCAGGCAGAAGGCTGCTCGACTGGGCGATACGTCGTGCCATGGCGGCAAGATCGTCACAGGCGCCGCGACAGTCTTCATTGGCGATGCGGGCTACAGCGCCATGAGCACTGCCCGTGAGAGTGGCGCACCCTTCGTGAGCATCAGCACGGAGGAGTGA